A segment of the Bacteriovorax sp. BAL6_X genome:
GCAGCTTTCTTTGCCGGTCTTACTCATGAACTTAAGACCCCACTTGCAAGTATCAAGCTTCAATCAGAAGTGATTAAAGATGAAGTTGAAAAAGACTCTAATCAAAGACTACAGAGACTTACGACTCGCCTCATTGACGACACGATTCGCCTTGAAAACCAAATGGATAAAATCCTGCAGCTTTCTCGAATTGAGCGCGGTGGGAATTTAAACTCGACAGATATAGAAATTAATCACTTCCTTGAAAAAATTATTCAAGGTGGCTACCAAGAAAAGCTTCAGGTTACGATAAATAAAGACGCCGAAAATATAAGCCTACAAGCAGATGAGTTTGCCCTAAGCATTATTTTTAAAAATCTTTTAGAAAATACGATCTCCCATACCGATTCAAATGAGGTGGAGATTCACATTAGCACAAAAAGCGAAACCGTTCATATCAGATATCATGACCGTGGCAACTTCAGTGGCGATGTCAAAAAGCTTGGAAAGCTCTTCTATAAGCATCAATCGACGAAAGGTTCAGGAATAGGTCTCTACCTATCTAAGAAGCTTATTGAAACAATGAAAGGACAATTTAATATCACTTTAGACAAAGGACTTATCTTCGATATTCAGCTACCAATATCTGAACAAAGCGATGGAGGAAAAGATGAGTAATTTTGGGAAAATTCTTGTCG
Coding sequences within it:
- a CDS encoding sensor histidine kinase KdpD, with translation MELKKSSSPFFLISTITTGLIGLFGLWWLFLIFKMSDRLAKLNSTEGPDIGSLIKWEGITFLVLILILVSSHTLLFIRDQRKNRSIAAFFAGLTHELKTPLASIKLQSEVIKDEVEKDSNQRLQRLTTRLIDDTIRLENQMDKILQLSRIERGGNLNSTDIEINHFLEKIIQGGYQEKLQVTINKDAENISLQADEFALSIIFKNLLENTISHTDSNEVEIHISTKSETVHIRYHDRGNFSGDVKKLGKLFYKHQSTKGSGIGLYLSKKLIETMKGQFNITLDKGLIFDIQLPISEQSDGGKDE